One Fodinicurvata sp. EGI_FJ10296 genomic region harbors:
- a CDS encoding TAXI family TRAP transporter solute-binding subunit, whose translation MTIRRDTAGFHPAAPFRGPTGNRSGGGQRMLRALVVSICTVIAAPAALAEQTTFFRIGTGSIGGTYFPIGGVIANAISNPPGSPACDRGGSCGVPGLIAMASASAGSVANIENMGAGVLESGLVQADIAHWAVTGTGLYEGNEEFADLRAIARLYPEIVHFVVPAESGIESVRDLEGRRVSLGELRSGTLIDSRLVLEAHGLTVDDIEAVYMHAEPASDMMVNGELDAFTIVGGAPLLAVEDIARRMPIRILSMEPEAIDALISENSFFTHESVRADIYPGVDEWESIAVSAIWVTTTDTDPDLLYGITRALWNPNTLADLVRTHPRGSDIRLESATVGLGVPLHPGAERYYREIDLLPDETPDGQDVRDDPSGGGAPLLDPPVSPPMADDGAATDRDSSNIVVPEVVQGLLELGPPQQKPVQTQ comes from the coding sequence ATGACGATCAGACGCGACACAGCCGGTTTCCACCCTGCGGCTCCGTTCCGGGGGCCGACCGGCAATCGGTCAGGCGGTGGTCAGCGAATGCTTCGGGCCCTTGTGGTTTCCATTTGTACGGTGATTGCCGCGCCGGCGGCGCTGGCCGAGCAGACCACGTTCTTCCGCATTGGAACCGGGTCGATCGGCGGCACCTATTTTCCCATTGGCGGCGTCATCGCCAACGCCATCTCCAATCCACCCGGTTCGCCGGCCTGCGACCGGGGCGGCAGTTGCGGCGTTCCCGGACTCATTGCCATGGCGAGCGCGAGTGCCGGGTCCGTCGCGAACATCGAGAATATGGGGGCAGGCGTCCTTGAGAGCGGCCTTGTACAGGCAGACATTGCTCATTGGGCCGTAACCGGAACCGGTCTGTACGAAGGCAACGAAGAGTTCGCCGATCTGCGCGCCATCGCGCGTCTGTATCCTGAAATCGTCCATTTCGTGGTGCCGGCAGAGAGCGGCATCGAATCGGTTCGCGACCTGGAGGGCCGGCGTGTATCGCTTGGCGAATTGCGCTCAGGCACGCTGATCGATTCCCGTCTGGTCCTGGAGGCTCACGGCCTGACCGTCGACGATATCGAGGCGGTGTACATGCATGCGGAACCCGCCAGCGACATGATGGTGAACGGTGAACTCGACGCCTTTACCATCGTCGGCGGTGCACCGCTTCTGGCTGTCGAGGACATAGCGAGGCGGATGCCGATTCGAATATTGTCGATGGAACCGGAGGCTATCGACGCCCTGATCTCGGAAAACAGCTTCTTCACTCATGAGTCGGTCCGGGCCGACATCTACCCCGGTGTCGACGAATGGGAAAGCATTGCCGTCTCGGCGATCTGGGTCACCACGACCGATACCGATCCGGACCTCCTCTACGGGATCACCCGTGCACTGTGGAATCCGAATACATTGGCCGATCTGGTGCGGACGCATCCCCGCGGCAGCGACATCAGGCTGGAATCGGCGACCGTAGGACTTGGTGTGCCACTGCATCCCGGCGCCGAGCGCTACTACCGCGAGATCGACCTGTTGCCGGACGAAACGCCGGATGGACAAGACGTGCGGGACGATCCGTCGGGCGGGGGCGCACCGCTTCTGGACCCCCCGGTCTCGCCGCCAATGGCCGATGACGGCGCCGCAACCGATCGCGATTCATCGAACATCGTGGTGCCGGAGGTCGTCCAGGGACTGCTGGAACTCGGGCCGCCGCAGCAAAAACCCGTACAGACGCAATAG